CAGGGAGTCATgagctaccactgtccttagtcacggaggacatttaattattgcccgcAGGCACTTCACTTTCAAAGAAGTGGTTAATTAATTTAAGGGAATTTTAAAATTAACCCAAATATacatggcctgtgtgactttactgattcacagtttgccaagagcTTTAACATACTAGATGTTAATAATttggaatctattatgtgggttataccatcttggccaggttttAATAACACAagggctaggttttacctctaagattcttttaataattaacgcagaacagtcctaaattgagatgttaattatggatcttaacctaattatggaactaccatcttggcttTGTTTTACAAAGCTAGGTCTTGGTTCACTTTAGATTTTACCAATTAATTATAATGGCAGATCCTTtttaaatatttcatttattttcataatttatgCATGCAATAATTAAAgaaacttaattaaaacatctcACACATAGTTTTAAGACAGTACTACAATTgcccaaacgggacttctactaaaataaatgaaaatgcccacgcaggggcgggaAACAAGAACagacccacgcaggggttaactaaccaaACTTGCTCACGCAGGAGCGGAATACAAACCACAggctcacgcaggagctgaatacaggaataacaagtccacgcagggactgaattacAACACAAATAAGTAACAAGGGTTTTCAATGACCCCTCCTCTTCGATTTCCCCTTAAGCAAATCTGACAGCCCCTTGAAAAATCCTTGCCGCTCTTTGCGGTCTTCACGAACTTCTTGTTCAACTTGGCTCAGCCTCTCAAGGACTTCCTGTTGAATCGGTGGCTGAGGCGGCTGATACACCGGCGGAGGAGGTGGCtgatgctggtacccataagtcgggtaaCCAGTAGTCCATGGCCCTCCATATGGTCCTTCAGGATGAAGAGCATTGTAATCCCGAGCTACTAGGTATGGATCTACCTCTGCATAAccgtagttgtagttgtagtgggtgtgtgccggctgctcaaatgggttgtaCGCCGCTGACCCAGCATATGCAGGAATCGGGTTATCGAAACCCAGAGGTGGTACCACAGGTACTGAGTTGACATCTGGTATGGGGCTTGACGGACCACCACCATAGGGGTTttcttcctcctgaagtgggggataatggctgccactagATGGCTGGGGAGTAGCAATCCGAACTccacctcgcacggacatccgtgcattAGACCTTCTTCGCcttggtggctccggaggcggctgctgcggCTCTACtggcggtggcggcggtggcgtgactgccacaaatTGATGACCCActgaaggatcctgttgctgctcaTGATGCGAGTGTTCAGACGGTGTGAAGTACCAGTCAATGTTTCGGAACCTTTCCTCGTAGCTGTCTGGACCACGATATGGCGATCCATGAAATGATGACCCATCtgatatctcgatgggatggttcggCGTTCCTGATGCTGGCTCCACGGGGtcagtatcctcatccatgtCGTTCTCCTCTGGAAAGTGGTCTcccggtccgagtgggttaaaacccatggGTTCAG
This is a stretch of genomic DNA from Helianthus annuus cultivar XRQ/B unplaced genomic scaffold, HanXRQr2.0-SUNRISE HanXRQChr00c093, whole genome shotgun sequence. It encodes these proteins:
- the LOC118489728 gene encoding extensin-like; its protein translation is MPPRFLRGRGKGPVTGHDHEAGPSHRRTPSITMSTSPQEPWRLYVEPGRRSVSLSSSPSYQHSFGPNSENEPNNQPPAFIPLQRSNSHHSFGSPTPVFQSRFNPANLLPEPMGFNPLGPGDHFPEENDMDEDTDPVEPASGTPNHPIEISDGSSFHGSPYRGPDSYEERFRNIDWYFTPSEHSHHEQQQDPSVGHQFVAVTPPPPPPVEPQQPPPEPPRRRRSNARMSVRGGVRIATPQPSSGSHYPPLQEEENPYGGGPSSPIPDVNSVPVVPPLGFDNPIPAYAGSAAYNPFEQPAHTHYNYNYGYAEVDPYLVARDYNALHPEGPYGGPWTTGYPTYGYQHQPPPPPVYQPPQPPIQQEVLERLSQVEQEVREDRKERQGFFKGLSDLLKGKSKRRGH